In Phycisphaerae bacterium, one genomic interval encodes:
- a CDS encoding type VI secretion system contractile sheath large subunit, giving the protein MTDEPLPPDLDVELPMPGGLHVTADRPYRILFLADFAGPAGRLSGPLVDRAVEVQPDTFDELFASTKATVALKTTDPTATGNEMVVLDLTFAALKDFQPQAVLAQIPATRALLDARAQIVARLRGKLTSEQLTTAIRKAAEANSALKWLIESLHWTPAAAAAPSDAAVDNLLGQLDLGDESSDKSAPPPKSPIGAIVSAAAASGAPQIPAAEASALRRTVGQIDQRATAWLNAVLHAPAVQRVEAAWRSLAFLVSHLDFRKGLRLTAVHAPRAQLTERLVALVIDPVFDAGADAPDLIAVDALFGNSAPDIETLDELAQHAASLPVVALAGVGAEFFGVKHAWQVPTLPAFVSMFDQWQFAKWKALRNQPYARALGVIFGRGLLRAPYARTDGDELEFAYREECIADKDLVWASGAVAAACTIARSSAEIGWPTGMVGRLEGFASGTGGKQGEKRFGPADNQMPLEKGQELAAAGLNAVLCFKDEARIVVCNGFSVARPTRADGFALLEVSLPYQLFASRLSSLLLALKPSLGGLSAEKVVSVTLAHVRDWLTIAEVAPDEQQVAVQARPLDNEPNSLQLAVTVTPPPRIVPGGVPVVLGYRIR; this is encoded by the coding sequence ATGACCGACGAACCGCTGCCGCCCGATCTGGACGTAGAGCTGCCCATGCCCGGTGGTTTGCACGTGACCGCCGACCGGCCGTATCGCATCCTGTTCCTCGCCGATTTCGCCGGCCCGGCCGGGCGACTGTCCGGCCCGCTGGTCGATCGCGCGGTCGAGGTGCAGCCCGATACGTTCGACGAGCTCTTCGCCAGTACGAAGGCGACGGTCGCGCTGAAGACGACCGACCCGACGGCGACCGGCAACGAGATGGTCGTGCTCGACCTGACCTTCGCCGCGCTGAAGGACTTCCAGCCGCAGGCCGTGCTGGCGCAGATTCCCGCCACGCGCGCCCTGCTCGACGCCCGCGCCCAGATCGTCGCGCGCCTGCGCGGCAAGCTCACGAGCGAGCAGCTCACCACCGCGATCCGGAAGGCAGCCGAAGCCAACAGCGCGTTGAAGTGGCTGATCGAGTCGCTGCACTGGACGCCGGCCGCAGCGGCTGCGCCGTCCGACGCCGCCGTGGACAACCTGCTGGGCCAGCTCGACCTCGGCGACGAGTCGAGCGACAAGTCCGCGCCGCCCCCGAAGTCACCCATCGGTGCGATCGTGTCCGCCGCCGCCGCCAGCGGCGCGCCGCAAATTCCCGCCGCCGAGGCCTCCGCCCTGCGGCGCACTGTGGGACAAATCGACCAGCGCGCCACGGCGTGGCTCAACGCCGTCCTGCATGCCCCCGCGGTGCAGCGCGTCGAGGCCGCGTGGCGCAGCCTGGCGTTCCTGGTCAGCCATCTCGATTTCCGCAAGGGCCTGCGCCTGACCGCCGTGCACGCCCCGCGCGCCCAACTCACCGAGCGGCTGGTCGCCCTCGTCATCGATCCCGTCTTTGACGCCGGCGCCGATGCGCCCGACCTGATCGCGGTCGATGCGCTCTTCGGCAACAGCGCCCCCGATATCGAAACGCTCGACGAGCTGGCCCAGCACGCCGCCAGCCTGCCGGTCGTCGCGCTCGCCGGCGTGGGCGCCGAGTTCTTCGGCGTCAAACACGCCTGGCAGGTACCGACCCTGCCCGCGTTCGTCTCCATGTTCGATCAGTGGCAGTTCGCGAAATGGAAGGCGCTGCGCAACCAACCCTACGCCCGCGCGCTGGGCGTGATCTTTGGGCGCGGCCTGCTCCGCGCGCCGTACGCGCGCACCGACGGCGACGAGCTCGAGTTCGCCTACCGCGAGGAGTGCATCGCCGACAAGGACCTCGTCTGGGCCAGCGGTGCGGTCGCCGCCGCGTGCACCATCGCGCGCAGTTCCGCCGAGATTGGCTGGCCCACCGGCATGGTCGGCCGCCTCGAAGGCTTCGCCAGCGGGACGGGAGGCAAACAGGGCGAGAAGCGCTTCGGCCCGGCCGACAACCAGATGCCCCTCGAGAAAGGACAGGAGCTCGCCGCCGCGGGGCTGAACGCCGTCCTGTGCTTCAAGGACGAGGCGCGCATCGTTGTCTGCAACGGCTTCAGCGTCGCGCGGCCGACGCGCGCCGACGGCTTCGCGCTGCTCGAAGTGAGCTTGCCGTACCAGCTTTTTGCCAGCCGGCTGTCGAGCCTGCTGCTGGCGCTGAAACCCAGCCTCGGCGGCCTGTCGGCCGAAAAGGTCGTCTCCGTCACGCTCGCCCACGTGCGCGACTGGCTTACGATCGCCGAAGTCGCCCCCGATGAGCAGCAGGTCGCCGTCCAGGCGCGGCCGCTCGATAACGAGCCGAACTCCCTGCAGCTCGCCGTCACCGTGACGCCGCCGCCGCGCATCGTCCCCGGCGGCGTGCCGGTCGTGCTGGGCTATCGCATTCGGTAG
- the tssH gene encoding type VI secretion system ATPase TssH, whose product MSEAASAPATAEQLRNLLRRCDAQAMQVFQGATSVCVSRAQYEVTPEHLLLRLLDETVGDVTQILSTFKADRARLRRGVQRALDEMPGQHRAKPALSPKLIELFQAAGVLADEFGFEQIRPGLLMLALVLNPDHVRLGEFASELERINVDQLRDHFHEIVLGPAVAGPAEGRPAPGPGGAGTALAQFTIDLTAKAQAGNIDPVFGRDPEIRQMIDILGRRRKNNPIIVGEPGTGKTAIVEGLALRITQGDVPPFLRGVKLVCLDLGLLQAGAGVKGEFENRLKNVIREIKESPTPMITFIDEAHMMVGAGAGAGGGDASNLLKPALARGELRTIAATTWAEYKKYFEKDAALERRFQLVRCNEPAIQDTVVMLRGLKEKYEKHHKVVLLDEAVVAAAELAKRYVSGRFLPDSAVDLLDTAAARVAVALTTRPAGLEDLDRQLTNLDTAVAALHRDQAAGLSIDEKMLTEMEASRAKLLDERVKTEERWQKELAAVNRVRDLRAKLQGADSPDAIARREEAATQKPAGDGQPAAAAGPAPEAPAMDQTELRRQIAESMAELQAIQGDNPLLFPQVDANAVAAVLSDWTGIPVGRVVRDQIAATLQMEERLKSRVVGQDHALAIVAEKLRASKAGIGNPTQPMGVFLCVGPSGTGKTELALSVADLLFGGDRFLTSINMSEFMEKHTVSQLKGSPPGYVGYGEGGVLTEAVRQNPYSVVLLDEVEKAHPDVMNLFYQVFDKGNLADGEGRVIDFKNTVMFLTSNLGTDVIQQMCESGEEVDPKELREAIYPHLREHFKPALVARMTVIPFFTLKDDVLRNIARLKLAKVGKRLAAAHKITFKVDDAVYAAVAARCQQVDLGARQIDHVIDQAVLPILSRRLLEQMAAEKLAPVIRMGVDDAGEFTYEFSDT is encoded by the coding sequence ATGAGCGAAGCTGCGTCCGCCCCCGCGACCGCCGAACAACTGCGGAACCTTCTGCGCCGCTGCGACGCCCAGGCCATGCAGGTCTTCCAGGGCGCAACCAGCGTCTGCGTGTCCCGTGCGCAGTACGAGGTCACGCCCGAACACCTGCTGCTGCGGCTGCTCGACGAAACCGTCGGCGATGTGACGCAAATCCTGAGCACGTTCAAGGCAGACCGGGCGCGGCTGCGCCGCGGCGTGCAGCGCGCCCTGGACGAAATGCCCGGCCAGCACCGTGCCAAGCCCGCGCTGTCGCCCAAGTTGATCGAGCTCTTCCAGGCCGCGGGCGTGCTGGCCGACGAGTTCGGCTTCGAGCAGATTCGCCCCGGACTGCTGATGCTGGCCCTGGTGCTCAACCCGGACCATGTGCGCCTCGGCGAGTTCGCTTCCGAGCTCGAGCGCATCAACGTCGATCAGCTCCGCGACCATTTCCACGAGATCGTGCTCGGACCCGCGGTCGCCGGCCCCGCCGAGGGCCGTCCGGCACCGGGGCCCGGCGGCGCTGGAACGGCGCTGGCACAATTCACGATCGACCTGACCGCGAAAGCTCAGGCGGGCAACATCGACCCGGTCTTCGGCCGCGACCCCGAAATCCGCCAGATGATCGACATTCTCGGCCGGCGGCGCAAGAACAACCCAATCATCGTCGGCGAGCCAGGCACCGGGAAGACGGCGATCGTCGAGGGCCTGGCGCTGCGCATCACGCAGGGCGACGTGCCGCCGTTCCTGCGCGGCGTGAAGCTCGTCTGCCTGGACCTGGGTTTGCTGCAGGCCGGGGCCGGCGTGAAGGGCGAGTTCGAGAACCGCCTGAAGAACGTCATCCGCGAGATCAAGGAAAGCCCGACGCCGATGATCACGTTCATCGACGAGGCGCACATGATGGTCGGGGCCGGCGCGGGGGCGGGCGGCGGCGACGCGTCGAACCTGCTCAAGCCGGCGTTGGCGCGCGGTGAGCTGCGCACCATCGCCGCCACGACCTGGGCCGAATACAAGAAATACTTCGAGAAGGACGCGGCGCTGGAGCGCCGCTTCCAGCTCGTGCGCTGCAACGAGCCGGCGATCCAGGACACGGTCGTCATGCTGCGCGGGCTGAAGGAGAAGTACGAGAAACACCACAAGGTCGTGCTGCTCGACGAGGCGGTGGTCGCCGCCGCGGAACTCGCCAAACGCTACGTCAGCGGACGCTTCCTGCCCGACTCGGCGGTGGATCTGCTCGACACGGCGGCGGCCCGCGTGGCCGTGGCGCTGACGACGCGGCCCGCCGGGCTGGAGGACCTTGACCGACAGCTCACAAACCTGGACACGGCGGTCGCGGCGCTGCATCGCGACCAGGCCGCCGGGCTGAGCATCGACGAGAAGATGCTGACCGAGATGGAGGCTTCGCGCGCCAAGCTACTGGATGAGCGAGTGAAGACCGAGGAGCGCTGGCAGAAGGAACTCGCGGCGGTGAACCGCGTGCGCGACCTGCGGGCCAAGCTGCAAGGCGCCGACAGCCCCGACGCCATTGCGCGCCGCGAAGAGGCCGCTACACAGAAGCCCGCCGGGGATGGTCAGCCGGCCGCGGCCGCCGGCCCGGCGCCGGAAGCGCCCGCGATGGACCAGACCGAGCTGCGCCGGCAGATCGCCGAGAGTATGGCGGAATTGCAGGCGATCCAGGGCGACAACCCGCTGCTGTTCCCGCAGGTGGACGCGAACGCCGTCGCGGCCGTGCTGTCAGATTGGACCGGCATCCCGGTCGGGCGCGTGGTGCGCGACCAGATCGCTGCGACGTTACAGATGGAAGAGCGGCTGAAGAGCCGCGTCGTGGGACAGGACCACGCGCTGGCGATCGTGGCCGAGAAGCTGCGGGCCTCGAAGGCAGGCATCGGCAACCCGACGCAGCCGATGGGCGTGTTCCTCTGCGTCGGCCCGAGCGGCACTGGCAAGACGGAGCTGGCCCTGTCGGTCGCCGATCTGCTGTTCGGCGGCGACCGCTTCCTGACCTCGATCAACATGTCGGAGTTCATGGAGAAGCACACCGTCTCGCAACTCAAGGGCTCGCCGCCCGGGTACGTCGGCTACGGCGAGGGCGGCGTGCTGACCGAGGCCGTCCGGCAGAATCCGTACTCGGTCGTACTGCTCGACGAAGTCGAAAAGGCCCACCCCGACGTGATGAACCTGTTTTACCAGGTCTTCGACAAGGGCAATCTCGCGGACGGCGAGGGCCGCGTCATCGACTTCAAGAACACGGTGATGTTCCTGACCAGCAACCTGGGCACGGACGTGATCCAGCAGATGTGCGAGTCCGGCGAGGAGGTGGACCCGAAGGAGCTGCGCGAGGCGATTTACCCGCACCTGCGCGAGCACTTCAAGCCGGCCCTGGTCGCCCGCATGACCGTGATTCCGTTCTTCACGCTCAAGGACGACGTGCTGCGGAACATCGCGCGGCTGAAGCTCGCCAAGGTGGGTAAGCGCCTGGCCGCGGCCCACAAGATCACATTCAAGGTGGATGATGCCGTGTATGCGGCCGTCGCGGCGCGTTGCCAGCAGGTGGACCTCGGCGCCCGCCAGATCGACCATGTCATCGATCAGGCCGTGCTGCCGATCCTCTCGCGTCGCCTGCTCGAGCAGATGGCCGCCGAGAAGCTCGCCCCGGTCATCCGGATGGGCGTCGACGACGCCGGCGAGTTCACGTACGAGTTCTCAGACACCTAG
- the tssI gene encoding type VI secretion system tip protein VgrG yields MALARDMSKAQMAFQVAGRDLDEFLVVRYRGTEGLCQLYKFEIDVATQTEGIMLDAIVGKPAVLSINTATGERWFHGIVGRLELTQETVGQTYFRVELVPAVWLLTHRYHSRIFQGKTTQEIITAVLTEGGIASDRFSFALERDYTPREYCVQYRETDYNFIARLMEEEGIWWYFEQTEEGHTLVMADSRSAYSAIEGEATLAYRSATGMNVETEHIVRFRVAQSMRPGAVVLNDFNFENPQLRLEALDDAGRDQALEFADYPGEFLEQGQGTTLAQIRKEEFQAGRLVGIGRSNCKRLAAGKTFTLKDFPSAGYDDDYLVTTLVHQGKEATTRTTTGGNGRTHILDTRAHQSLLQARTNENPVIAQLAEALLQIATRLQAGDPTAHRALTSWLYHAGQVTRDLPATAVASGAHPLAWLSIPNLLADVQSNLIDFDVPVYECTFECVPASVVYRPARVTPWPVMRGTQTARVVGPDGEEIHTDKYGRVRVQFNWDRAGSEGGQPKLFGADSSCWIRVCQGMAGGAYGMMFLPRVGQEVIVDFLEGDPDKPIIIGRVYNADHMPPYKLPDEKTKSVIKTHSSKGGGGCNEIRFEDLKDKEQLLIQAQRQMDTRVKASHFHTVGGSYHVLVGGEKDGELFGEYRQKVFKLKQTHVGEERRAWIEKDDSLKVDGNRSEGVGGTLSVSVGGDVVEKFDANHKHEVTATYACKAADVKIEASGTIELTAGGSSIVLTSGGVYIVGSIVYINSGSGPSVSPPGCSAAAPQTAEDPSAADASKPGKDTRYSGASAAVAPLTPPEEVPGHEFEEEEPTPTRTSWIEIQLVDEAGQPVTGERYEIQTSDGKQRTGVTDANGKARIENIAPGECQISFPRLDTEAWERQA; encoded by the coding sequence ATGGCCCTGGCGCGAGACATGAGTAAAGCCCAAATGGCCTTTCAGGTTGCGGGGCGCGACCTGGATGAGTTCCTGGTGGTCCGCTACCGCGGGACCGAGGGGCTCTGCCAGCTCTACAAGTTCGAGATCGACGTGGCCACCCAGACCGAGGGCATCATGCTGGATGCCATCGTGGGCAAGCCGGCCGTATTGAGCATCAACACCGCGACGGGGGAGCGCTGGTTCCACGGCATCGTCGGGCGGCTCGAGCTGACCCAGGAGACGGTCGGCCAGACGTATTTCCGCGTCGAGCTGGTCCCCGCCGTGTGGCTGCTGACCCACCGTTACCATTCGCGCATCTTCCAGGGCAAGACCACCCAGGAGATCATCACCGCCGTGCTGACCGAGGGGGGCATCGCCAGTGACCGCTTCAGCTTCGCCCTGGAGCGGGACTACACGCCACGCGAATACTGCGTCCAGTACCGCGAGACCGACTACAACTTCATCGCCCGACTCATGGAGGAAGAGGGCATCTGGTGGTACTTCGAGCAGACCGAGGAGGGGCACACGCTGGTGATGGCCGACTCGCGTTCGGCATACAGCGCGATCGAGGGCGAGGCCACGCTGGCCTACCGCAGCGCCACCGGCATGAACGTGGAAACGGAGCACATCGTCCGCTTCCGCGTTGCCCAGTCCATGCGCCCGGGGGCCGTCGTGCTCAACGACTTCAACTTCGAGAACCCGCAGTTGCGGCTCGAAGCCCTCGATGACGCCGGCCGGGACCAGGCGCTGGAGTTCGCCGATTATCCGGGCGAGTTCCTCGAGCAGGGCCAGGGCACCACGCTGGCGCAGATCCGCAAGGAGGAGTTTCAGGCCGGCCGGCTGGTCGGCATCGGGCGCAGCAACTGCAAGCGCCTGGCCGCCGGCAAGACCTTCACGCTGAAAGACTTCCCCTCGGCCGGCTACGACGACGACTACCTCGTGACCACGCTGGTTCACCAGGGCAAGGAGGCGACGACCCGGACTACCACCGGCGGCAACGGCCGGACGCACATTCTGGACACCCGCGCGCATCAGTCGCTGTTGCAGGCGCGGACCAACGAGAACCCAGTTATTGCCCAACTCGCCGAGGCGCTCCTGCAGATCGCGACGCGGCTGCAGGCCGGCGACCCGACCGCCCACCGCGCGCTGACCTCGTGGCTGTATCACGCGGGCCAGGTCACCCGGGACCTGCCGGCCACCGCGGTGGCCTCCGGCGCCCATCCGCTGGCCTGGCTGTCAATCCCCAATCTGCTGGCGGACGTGCAGTCCAACCTGATCGACTTCGACGTGCCGGTGTACGAGTGCACGTTCGAGTGCGTGCCCGCCAGCGTGGTCTATCGGCCGGCGCGGGTCACGCCGTGGCCGGTGATGCGCGGCACGCAGACAGCCCGCGTGGTCGGCCCGGACGGCGAGGAAATCCACACCGACAAGTACGGCCGCGTGCGCGTGCAGTTCAACTGGGACCGCGCGGGCAGCGAAGGCGGGCAGCCGAAGCTGTTCGGGGCGGACTCGTCGTGCTGGATCCGCGTGTGCCAGGGCATGGCCGGCGGGGCCTACGGCATGATGTTCCTTCCCCGCGTCGGCCAGGAGGTGATCGTCGATTTCCTGGAGGGCGACCCGGACAAGCCGATCATCATCGGCCGCGTCTACAACGCCGACCACATGCCGCCCTACAAGCTTCCCGACGAGAAGACAAAGAGCGTCATCAAGACGCACAGCAGCAAGGGCGGCGGGGGCTGCAACGAAATCCGGTTCGAAGACCTCAAGGACAAGGAACAGCTCCTCATCCAGGCCCAACGCCAGATGGACACGCGCGTCAAGGCCAGCCACTTTCACACCGTCGGCGGCAGCTACCATGTGCTGGTCGGCGGCGAGAAGGACGGCGAGCTGTTCGGCGAGTACCGCCAGAAGGTCTTCAAGCTCAAACAGACGCACGTGGGCGAAGAACGGCGGGCGTGGATCGAGAAGGACGACTCGCTCAAAGTGGACGGCAATCGCTCGGAGGGCGTTGGCGGCACCTTGTCCGTCAGCGTCGGCGGCGACGTCGTCGAGAAGTTCGACGCGAACCACAAGCACGAGGTGACCGCCACCTACGCCTGCAAGGCCGCCGACGTGAAGATCGAAGCGTCGGGAACCATCGAACTGACGGCCGGCGGGAGCTCGATCGTGCTGACGTCCGGCGGCGTCTACATCGTCGGGTCCATTGTGTATATCAACAGCGGCTCCGGCCCATCTGTCTCCCCGCCGGGCTGCTCCGCCGCGGCCCCCCAGACGGCCGAAGATCCGTCCGCGGCCGATGCTTCGAAACCAGGCAAGGACACGCGCTACAGCGGCGCGTCCGCCGCGGTGGCGCCGCTGACGCCGCCGGAAGAGGTCCCCGGCCACGAGTTCGAGGAAGAAGAGCCGACGCCGACGCGGACGTCGTGGATCGAGATTCAGTTGGTCGACGAGGCCGGCCAGCCGGTCACGGGCGAACGCTACGAAATTCAGACGTCCGACGGCAAGCAGCGGACCGGCGTGACAGACGCGAACGGGAAGGCGCGCATCGAGAACATCGCGCCCGGTGAATGTCAGATCTCGTTCCCGCGGCTGGACACCGAGGCATGGGAGCGGCAGGCATGA
- a CDS encoding PAAR domain-containing protein → MPPAARTNDPTGHGNPLNPGPGSPDVLIGYMPAWRALPTSVASALDAISNTMKSFLAKPVMTPADAAADIAKICQNLTEGGAKAAGAGAPAAAGAAGSQLATLNATNGTLTTTWTSASAAPGGQPAANNAYTEGIKAAAGAAASAVVSAMASLADMHMCPMPAGAVPHGPGFVTKGSGTVLINNLPACRQNDKVMEACGGSDPIAMGCPTVLIGDSGGGGGGGGGGGGGGGGGAGGGGGAGGGDEEAAESTATETETEPEERAPGPSSEKVDTGTHWVSIELVDEADRPVVGEPVIVRLPQGERTQEVRSSLDARGTLRIEGLKRAGACSIRFPALDLAAWQRWTGKAPPPAAGASTSPPPAEEGPVPAGSTTARGEWRTVRQGECLSSIAADTGLFWDTLWNHPANAELKRRRGDPNILFPGDAVFVPERRPKEETGNTDQHHKFMRRGEPHWLDVKLLRNGEPRANEPYTLEAGGEQRTGTTDAQGRIHEPLRGNARRATLTVGSDVYRFVLGGVDPLNKISGVQQRLNNLGFACGPADGQLGPRTLAALNLFRQHVGLPPSQELDDATRAKLNEVHDRMAGATSSADAVDEVEFESYGLRAADLDTTEAPDQSGPVT, encoded by the coding sequence ATGCCTCCCGCGGCGCGTACCAACGATCCGACCGGCCACGGCAACCCGCTCAACCCCGGGCCGGGTAGTCCCGACGTCCTGATCGGGTACATGCCGGCCTGGCGCGCGCTGCCGACGTCGGTCGCTTCCGCCCTGGACGCGATTTCCAACACGATGAAATCGTTCCTGGCCAAACCGGTGATGACGCCCGCCGACGCGGCAGCGGACATCGCCAAGATCTGCCAGAATCTCACCGAGGGCGGGGCAAAGGCCGCCGGCGCCGGCGCGCCTGCGGCCGCCGGCGCCGCCGGCAGCCAGCTCGCCACGCTTAACGCGACCAACGGCACGCTCACGACGACGTGGACTTCCGCCTCGGCGGCTCCCGGCGGCCAGCCGGCCGCGAACAACGCCTACACCGAAGGCATCAAGGCCGCGGCGGGCGCCGCGGCCTCCGCGGTCGTGTCCGCCATGGCCAGCCTGGCGGACATGCACATGTGCCCGATGCCCGCGGGGGCGGTGCCGCACGGCCCCGGCTTCGTCACCAAGGGCAGCGGCACGGTGCTGATCAACAACCTGCCCGCCTGCCGCCAGAATGACAAAGTCATGGAGGCCTGCGGCGGCAGCGACCCGATCGCCATGGGCTGCCCGACCGTGCTCATCGGCGATTCGGGCGGCGGAGGCGGCGGGGGTGGCGGCGGGGGCGGCGGGGGCGGGGGCGGCGCCGGCGGGGGCGGCGGCGCGGGAGGCGGCGACGAGGAAGCCGCCGAGTCCACGGCGACCGAGACAGAAACCGAGCCGGAGGAGCGCGCGCCCGGACCATCCAGCGAAAAGGTGGACACCGGCACACACTGGGTGAGTATCGAACTCGTGGATGAAGCGGACCGGCCGGTGGTCGGCGAACCCGTCATCGTCCGGCTGCCGCAGGGCGAGCGGACGCAGGAGGTCCGCAGCAGCCTCGATGCGCGCGGTACACTCCGCATCGAGGGGTTGAAACGGGCGGGTGCCTGCAGCATCCGCTTCCCCGCCCTGGACCTGGCCGCGTGGCAGCGCTGGACGGGCAAGGCCCCGCCGCCGGCCGCCGGCGCTTCGACGTCGCCGCCTCCGGCCGAAGAGGGGCCGGTCCCCGCCGGTTCGACGACCGCGCGCGGGGAATGGCGGACCGTGCGACAGGGCGAGTGTCTGTCGAGCATTGCGGCGGACACGGGGCTCTTCTGGGACACGCTGTGGAACCATCCGGCCAACGCCGAGTTGAAGCGCCGGCGCGGCGACCCCAACATCCTGTTTCCCGGCGACGCGGTCTTTGTGCCGGAGAGGCGACCGAAAGAGGAGACCGGCAACACCGACCAGCACCACAAGTTCATGCGGCGCGGTGAACCGCACTGGCTGGACGTGAAGTTGCTGCGCAACGGCGAACCGCGGGCCAATGAGCCGTACACCCTGGAAGCCGGCGGAGAGCAGCGCACCGGCACGACGGATGCGCAGGGACGGATTCATGAGCCTTTGCGCGGCAACGCGCGGCGGGCCACGCTAACGGTCGGCAGCGATGTCTATCGGTTCGTGCTGGGCGGAGTCGATCCGCTCAACAAGATTTCGGGCGTCCAGCAACGGTTGAATAATCTGGGGTTCGCGTGCGGCCCTGCGGACGGCCAACTGGGTCCGCGGACGCTCGCGGCGCTGAACCTTTTCCGCCAGCACGTCGGCCTGCCGCCATCGCAGGAACTGGACGACGCCACGCGCGCCAAGCTGAACGAGGTGCATGACCGGATGGCGGGAGCGACGAGCAGTGCGGACGCGGTCGATGAGGTCGAGTTCGAGAGCTACGGCCTGCGCGCCGCGGACCTGGATACCACGGAGGCGCCGGATCAGTCCGGGCCGGTCACCTGA
- a CDS encoding ADP-ribose-binding protein: MIEKNCDLWLEPADYRCILTNAAVSNGEAVLDTPSAQRAAAKFAGLAEDLGRLLTARGNHVHEIRPGLCSFPIKQYQWAGPSLAVIERSARELAQIVGTGKTLLPRPGCGEGELAWEDVAKVLAALPDNVIVITGP; the protein is encoded by the coding sequence ATGATCGAGAAGAACTGCGATCTATGGCTTGAGCCGGCGGACTACCGCTGCATCCTGACCAACGCCGCGGTCTCGAACGGTGAGGCCGTGCTCGACACACCCTCGGCGCAGCGTGCCGCGGCGAAGTTCGCTGGGCTGGCCGAGGATCTGGGCCGGCTGCTGACGGCGCGCGGGAACCACGTGCACGAGATCCGGCCGGGCTTGTGCTCGTTTCCGATCAAACAGTACCAGTGGGCGGGGCCGAGCCTGGCGGTGATCGAGCGCAGCGCGCGCGAGCTCGCGCAGATCGTCGGCACGGGCAAGACGCTCCTGCCGCGCCCGGGGTGCGGCGAGGGCGAGCTCGCGTGGGAGGACGTAGCGAAAGTGCTGGCGGCCCTGCCCGACAACGTCATCGTCATCACGGGGCCGTAG